In Pseudomonadota bacterium, the genomic stretch GCACCGTCCAGCGCGCGCGCGCGATAGAGCGCTAGCAGAGCGTCACGGTAGCGCCCCTGTTCAAACAGCAAGCGACCCAAATCAGCATGGTAATGCGCGTGGTCTGGGTCCCACTTAAGCTGCCCTCGCAATAGGGCTTCGCCCTGCGCCGCATTGACCTGGCCTCCTGCCAGAAGGTCGCTTAGGAGTCGACGCGCTGCTTCGCGCAGGCTGGATTGCGTTTGCAGGTCGCCTTGGGCTTCTTGCTGAGCCGAGTTTAGCTGGCCTAGGGCGGTCGCGACATCTCCCTGCGCGCGGGCGACCCGCGCCGCGAGCACCCGACGCGACGCGCTCCATCCGAGTAGATCCGCAGCCTGGCCGAGGGCGTTCTCGGCGAGGCGGGCTCCTCCCGGACGTGCTAGCGCATCTGCGATGCGTACCTGGAAAGCCTCCTCCAAGAGGGGGCGTACCCGATCAGCGATTGGATAGGATAGGTACATGAGTTCGGAGCCGGCAGCGATCACCGCTTGCCAGTCGCTAGCGCGCGCCGCGCGTTCGACGCTGAGCAGCCGACCGATATCATCGCGATCGAAGAAGCTGCCAACGAAGGTCTCGAGGGCGATGGCTTGTGTGGGATCGGGGGCGAGTAGAGCCCTCAGAGCCTGCAGGTCAAGCCCCGCCCGAGCTCCCGGCGCAGCATCGTCAACGGGGGAGTGAACAGCGATACCGATCAGATCACCGCGCTCATCGACGATCGCGGCAGGAACGCCCACGGCAGAGGCCGCTGGGCTTAGGGCGTACCAGTATCCACCGAGCGTGCTGCGTTGGGCCGACGAGTCCACGTAGGCGGCCTCACGAGCGTCTCCTAGCCCCAACAGCGAGAGGGGCCGTCCGAGGTGTAAACCGGCGCCAGGCTCGGCAGACGGATTCAGGCCCGCGAGAGAGATGTTGGCCTGCGGATCGTCAGCGGCCAGCACTACCAACTGCGCCTCGGGCGCCACGGCCAGCACCTCGCGCAAGCGCAGGGCTCGCCCGCGCCCTAGGGGAACGAGCACCTTAGTGGCGTCTATCAGGGCAGGCAGGGCCATCACCACTGCGAGGCGCCCGTTGTTCAGAGCGACGGTTATCGCGGGCAGGCGCGCCGGCGCGCTGTCCGCGTAGCTCACGGTGACTTCAAGCACGGATGGCAACCGCCCGAGGCGAGCGGCGGGATTCTCGCGGGTCGTCGGCGATCCCGCGCGCGCAACGCCCTCAGCGGGGAGTGCTGTCGGGTCTGGCACCCAAAGGCCGAGGCTGGCCGACCACCACATGCCCGCAATCCCGAGCGCGCCGCCGAGCAGCAGGATCAGCAAGTGGCTGCGGAGCGAGCCACGTTGGCGCATCGGGAATGGGTTACTGCGCAGCGCGAGCGACAGGTATGCTCTCGCCATGATCGGTCTTCCTCAAGCGAGCCTGCGCGGGCTGCGCCGGCAGTCTATACATCTCCAGGCTTCGACCACGCCCGCACGAGAAGGGTCCACAACGCTGCTGCGAGCCAGGGGCTGGTGAGCCCGATTCTGCCCTACGGCCTTGGCTGCCCCCTCTGGGCCCTCGCCGATTGGGAGGGCGGACTGTACCGCGCCGGGAGCACGCCGGGCGACTACCTTCGCCAATACGCTAGCGTCTTCAATGCCGTCGAAGGCAACACGACCTTCTACGCTACCCCCTCGGCCAGCACCGTCGCGCGGTGGCTGGCGCAGGTTCCAACGCACTTTCGCTTCTGCTTCAAGTTCCCACGCTCCGTGACCCATGATGCGCGCCTGCGCGCGTGCGAGCCGGCGGTGCGCGCGTTTATTGATCGCTTACGCCCACTTCGTGGCCAGATGGGCCCCCTGATGGTTCAGCTGCCAGCCTCCTTTGGCCCCGGATCACTTGAGGTGCTGTTCGAGTTTGTTCAGGGGCTGCCGGAGGACTTCTCCTACGCGGTCGAGCTACGTCAGCGCCGCTTCTTTGACGACGAGCTTCTGGCCGATGAAGTGGACGAGCAGCTTCAGGCGCTCGGGGTCGAGCGCATCATCCTCGATTCCCGACCTATGCGAAGTGGCGATGGGAACCATCCAGATGTGTTAGCCGCTGCGCATGCCAAGCCGAACTTGCCCGTGCGACCAATAGCGCTCACGCAAACGCCGATCGTGCGCTTCATCGCCCACCCTGATCCAACGGTCACCCGCCCCTGGCTCACGCATTGGGCACGCATTGTTCGGGACTGGCTTGGCGCAGGCAAGCGGCCACTCATGTTCATGCACTGCCCAAACAACGCACATAGTCCGACCTTCGCCCGCATGTTCCACGACGCGCTAGTGGCCGTGAGCGATGAGAACAGTGCGGACGTCGGAACGCTCGCGCCATGGCCTGGCGAGGAGATCGGGCCGACCGCTGGGCAGATGTCACTACTCTAGGACACACAATCGCCGCTATGTCGAAGCGCGGATGAAAATGTTAACTGCGTCTGCGTACCCGAGGCTTCTGCTGATTACGGTAAGGCAGACATCGGGTCACGCGTAGGCGGGCCCTCTCATCCCGAACCGACGCGGAGTCCTCCTGATGAACCAGCAGTCCAAAGGCATGCCAAGTGCGCCGGCAAACCCAAGCGAACGTCGCGTGAAGGAACGCACGCGCGTGAATTTTTTGCTCACGGAAGATGGTTTCAGCAAGCTCAATCGCGGCGGTGAAAGTGACCCCTGGTCGTGCACGCGTCGAGCGCCGGGCGGCGGTCCTCGCTGGGAGGCCTTCGAGAAGTGGCAGTCTGAGGCACGCCATTCCCAGGCCAAGGTGGTGGATGGCGTGAAGCGCCTGCCGCGCAAGCTGTCCCTTAAGGCCATGCTCAAGAGCATGTGAGCTGCCACGTCATGGGTAGGCCGTCAGCCACGCTCCCTGCTCCGGGATGACAGCCGTGCCCGCCGCGCCTTCGAATTCGAAGGGGACTGATACGGTCTGCCCACCGGCGTTGCGCAGAATGGCGAAGTGCAGGTGGGGGCCGGTACTGAACCCCGTGTTCCCCGAGGCGGCGATCAATTCGCCACGCCGAACTAGCTGTCCCGGTCTTACTCGCACGGACGCGCGATCGAGGTGAACGTAGATTGCGTAGGTGCCATCGTCGTGTGCGATGCGCACAAGATTGGCCGGCGGTGGGCGCGTCGGTGCATCCGCTAAGCCGGCGAAGTTTGCATAGGCGATCTCCACGACGACTCCTTCCCGCGAGGCCATGATGCCCGTACCGATGGGCATGGCGATGTCTACTGCGTAGGTGCTCGACGGGTCCAGGTGGGTGATGCGGCCATGAAAGCCCTGACTGACCCGATGGCGGGAGGATGCGGCGAATGGAACACGGTAGAGGCGAGTGGGTCGGTGCTCCGCCTCGGGATCGCCTAGCTGGAAGGCGTGTTCCAAGGTGGCGTCATTTGGAACGCCTTCAATCGCAAGCGTCTGGGTGGTAAGTGCTCCAATCACCGCGCCGAAGCGCCGTCCGTTGCTTGCCACCACCAGCACCTGCACTGGTATCGCGAACCCGTTTGTGAGCTCCACGGAGTCTGCGCCCAGACGGCGCATGTCCAGCGTTGGCATTGTTGAGCCCCGACCCAGCGTTTGGCGCGTCGCCTCGCTGTCGGCCGGGGGCTTATCTGAGAAATGCCAGTTCCCCTGCTCATCCTGGTACCGATATAGATCTGCACCCTGAGCCGCCAGGGAACCTGCGATTAAGGTTGCGCAGCACCAGGACGCTGACGCGAGACTCGCCGCTCGGGACCTGCGGATCGCCACCCGTACCTCCAGATTGGGAAACTTTCCCCAAAATATCCGATATGATGAGGCTCGTGGCCCCACGTGCTTCGGTACCGCCCTAGGCCAGCACCCGATTCACCCCACCGCACGAGGCGGCGCAGGTCCGTGACAGCTTACTTTCCAGACCATGTGCGCAAGCAGCCCGATCCAGGAGTTCTGAACTGGATCAACCTCGAGGGACACGAACGACCAGCTTTCGCTGGCCGCGACGTCCTCCTGTGCTTTTTCTCGAGCAGCTCGGTGCCATGTTTGCAGACCCTGCGCCTGCTCAACGAGCTGCTGCCTACCTTCGGTACTGAGGTGCTGGTCGCTGGCGTGTGTTCCCCGCGCTTCGACCGGGAACGCGACGTGCAGAACGTGCGTCGGGCGATCGCGAGGTTGTCCGTGAGGATGCCCGTCATTCACGACCGCAGCGGCGAACTACGCCGTGATTACGCCGTGGATACCTTGCCCACGCTCGTCTCCCTACGCGCCGATGGCGCGTTCTCGCGACACGTTGGCGAACCCGACGTGCGGCGACTACGCAGCGTACTGGAGGAACTTCGAGGCGATGGCGAGGTGGGCGACACGGGCCCAGTGCGAATCCTCGGCCCGCGCGTGGGCGCCGCGCCAGCGCTCGCGACACCCATGTTTCACGGTGCCTTGCGATTCCCCACGGTGATCAAGCCGCTCCCCGGAGCCGGGCAACGCTGGGCCGTCGCCGATTGCGGTCACCATCAAGTCGTGCTGCTCGACGATTCAGGTGTGGAACAAGCGCGGTTCGGCGCCGGCGTGCCAGGCCACCGCGACGGCAGCGCCGCGCAGGCGTGCTTCTACAGTCCCCACGGCCTCGTCTGCAGCAGTGACGCGATCTACGTGGCAGACACGGGGAATCACGCGATCCGGCGCATCGACGTGACAGAACATAGGGTCACCACCGTAGCGGGCACGGGGCGGCGCGGGTACGGATTACCGCGCGAGCCACGCAACGCCCTCAGCAGCGCGCTCTCCTCACCGTGGGATCTGGAACTCGACGGCGCCTCGATCTACTTTGCCAACGCAGGTAGCCACCAGATTGGCGTCTACAACTGCATGGACGATAGCGTCCGGCGCCTAGCAGGCTCCGGCGAGGCGGGTACGCAGGATGGCCCCGGAGGCGGTGCTCGACTCTCCCAACCGGCGCACTTGGCCCTAGAGGAGTCGGGAGATCGCCTGTTCTTCACCGACAGTGACAGCGGCCTGGTGCGCTCCCTCACGCTCGATGAAACGGCTCGCGTGAGCACCCTGGCCCAGCCTGCTGAGGACCCGGCACCCGCCGCTGCAAGAAGTCCTTACCACCTACAGTACCCGCTAGGCATCGCGTGGGTCGAAGGCACGCTGTTGGTGGCCGACTGCTACAACGATCGAGTGATGCAAGTCGCCCTACGAGGAGACGGCGTGATCGACATGCCCGCCTGGTCCGGGCGCTTGGCGCCTCTGTGCGAGCCCATGGGTGTTTATGCCGAAGACGTCGATCGCGTCCTGCTGGTGGACACGAACAACCACCGAATAGTGCACTACCTGGCGGGGCCCGACGGGGCCGTAGAGCAGTGGCCGCGGTGAGCGATCAGTCCTCGTCCGCGGCGGTGAGGGTAGCGTGCAAGAGGGCGCGGCCCATGCGCAGCTCGCGATGGACCGTCGCCGGCGAGATCGAGAGTGCTTCGGCGATCTCATCGTAGGTAAGCCCGCCAAAGAAGTGCAGCTCCACCACGTCGGCCTTGCGCGGATCGAGCTGCTGCAGATGGGTGAGCGCCTCGTCTAAGGCGAGCAGCTCCACGTTCTCGGCCACGGCGATCTGCATTGAGGTGTCGATATGGAGCGTGGTCTCGTTGCCCCCGCGCTTGACCCGGTGCTTGGCCTTGGCATGGTCGACCAGGATCCGACGCATCATGCGCGCGGCAACGGCGAAGAAGTGTGCGCGATCCTGCCAGGAAACATCCACCTTCATCATGCGCACGAACGCTTGGTTGACGACTTCCGTAGCTTGCATCGTATGCCCCGGACGCTCCCGGGACATGTAGTGACGAGCCAGGCGGCGCAGTTCGTCGTAGACAATGGGGGCGAGGCGATCGAGCGCTGCCGACTCCCCGGCGCGCCATGCGCCGAGCAGTTGGGTGACCTCGTCCCGCCGTTCCTCGTTGCTGTCCGTGTCGATATCGCTCATGAGGGCACTACGTTACTCCAGGCGAGGGGGGGCCGTCTGCCCCGGGGCGTCGCCGTCGCCGCCGCAGAATACCGCTGTTTGGAGTGACGTCCAGTGGTTCCTGTCAAATGTCGCGGTTCTTCTAAGACGCTTCGCGGCGCTGTCATCTCCTCGTCGGAGCGGATTGCTATACTCCGCCGCCGTCAAAGAACACGTCTCGTGACCCCTTCGCCCAAGGACGGACTGACAACATGTTTCGCCAGATCTTCGGCTCTAAACTTCAAAGCCCTGAACCGGAGCTACGCTTGCAGGCGGTCGACGAGCTAGACGTCGACGACCCGCGCCTAGCTGACGTTGCCCTGCGCGACGCCGCCGCCGCCGTTCGCCGCGCCGCCCTCGCCAAGCTGAACTCCCTTGAGGTGCTTAGTCAGGCCGCTGAGGCCGACGTGGACTCGCAGACCCGAGCGCACGCCAAGCAACGGTTAGTCGAGGTGCTCTGCACCGCGGCCCCGTCCGCAGAAGCACACTCGGCTCGAGCAGCCTGCATGGCGCGGTTTGCCGGGGCCGGGGACGCGAGCCTTGTCGAAGCGGTGCTGACGCAAGCCAGCGACCCTCCCCTGCGCGCCGCGGCCCTGGCCTTGGTCACAAAGCAGGCGTTGCTGGCGCAGGTGGCTGCGACGGATCCCGCGGGGCAACTTCGTAGCGCGGCTCTGGAACGTGTCGAGGAGGAGTCCCTGCTGGAGGAAATCGCACGCTCGGCCCGCAATCGCGATAAGGGGGTTGCTCGACTGGCGCGGGAACGTGCCGATGCGGCGCGCCTAGCGCGAGAGCGCGCGGAAGAAGCCGACCGCTTGTGTTCGGAGATCGATCGTCTTGCCGAGTCGGGCCTCGATGCGGTGGATACCGCCGCCTACCTCAAGGTCGATCAGGAATGGGAGCGATGGGCAAGCGCCGACGAGCACGACTTCACCGAGGCTAGAGCCCGCTACGCAGGGGCTCGCGCGCGCATTCAGGCCAGCCTTACGGGACGCGCTGAGGCGCGGCGGCGAGCGGACGACATCCTGGCGATGATGGACCGTGAAACGACTGCCTCAAGCGCCCAAATCGGGGCCACGGAAATCGCCAGCTTGAGGGAGCAGTGGCGTGTCCTAAGCGATGCCGCCGGCCCCGACTACGGTCTCGCTGCCTTCGACGACGCGGCCACACGGCTGGAGGCCGCGCGAGCGGCCCGAGTGGAAGACCAGCGTCGGGCCGAGATACTCCAGACGTGGCTCGCCGAACGCGAGGGGCAGGGGGAGGTCATCGATGCGTGCCTTGCGAGCGCCTGGGAGGCGCTCGACAAGCCTAAGAGCGAGAACCTGCTAAATCCCCTGGCTGCACGCTACCACGCGCTGCATCCCATCCCCGAAGGCGATAGCGCCGATAGCGGCACCACGTCGGACGCTGGCAGCAACTCCGAGGGCGGGGTCGGCGAGGAGACCGCCAAGCAGGGCCCTGACCGCGCTATCGACCCGGCGGAGCTAGCCAAGCGCCTTGATCAACTCGCCGAGCGCCTCGATCAAGCGGACGCGCACATTGCAGCCGGCGAGCTCAAGCCAGCAACTGCGGCCTTCGACGCCGCCCGAGTGCTGAGCGAACAACTTGGCAAGGCCCGCGGCAATGCCACCATCCGCTCGGCCCGAGAGCGTCTCGCCAGCACGGGGCCGAAGCTCAACGAACTGCGTTCCTGGCGGCGCTGGAGCACCGATCGGGCCCGCGAGCGCCTTTGCGATGAAGTCGAGCAGCTGCTGACGAGCGAGCCGCAAGATCCCGCGGCCCTGGCTCGGACGATTCGCGGTTACCGGGAGAACTGGAAAAAGCTAGACAAGACCGAGGGCGGTGCAACCAAGGCGCTATGGGGGCGCTTCAACACCGCGTGCACCAAGGCCTACGAGCCCTGCCGCAAGCACTTCGCGGCGGAGGCGGACCAACGCAATGCGAATTTGGCGCTCAAGGTGGCGCTGGTAGAGCGGTTGGAAAGCTTGGCTGTCGGCACGGACTGGGAAGGCGAGGTCGATTGGCGTGGCCTCGACAAGGCGATTGGGCAATTTCGCCGCGAGTGGCGTGGCGTCGGCCCAGTGAACAGACGTGATAACAAACCGTTGATGGCGCGCCACGACAAGATCCGCGCGGTCTTCGATGGCCGCTTGGTCCCGATCCGTGAGCGCGAGTTGGAGCGGCGCCGCCAGGTGGTGAAGGCCCTCACTGAATTGTCTGAACGCGATGACCTTCGTGGAGCCGCCGATCAGGCCAAACGCGCGCAAGCCGACTGGTCGCCTCTCGTGCGCGGCCCTCGCAAGGTTGAGCAGGCCCTGTGGACCGACTTTCGCGCTGCCTGCGATCGCATCTTCGAGCGCCTGCGCGAGCAGCGCGAAGTGGCCCAGGGAGCGCGTGATGATGCGCTAAAGAGTGCACAACAGGCCTGTGAGCAAATCGAGACGCTCGCTACGCAACTCGCTTCCCTCGGTTTTCGGGACGACGACCGAGGCCGAGAAGACTCACTGGTGCGGGCTTACGGCGAGGCGCGCAAGGCGTACGCGGACGCAGGTGAGGTTCCACGCGCCAAAGAGGGCGCACTCAAGGCTCGCTACCGTAAGGCCTGCGATGGTGTCGACGCCACCCGCCGCCAGCGCCGCGACGCTCGCCAGCTGCAAGGTCTGAGTGCGCTGGCCGAGCGGGCGGCCCTCGCAGCTCAGCTGGAACAGGCCGTGTTAGCCAACGTGTCGGACCTCGCCGAAAGGGCAGATTCGGTCAGCAGCCAGTGGGACGCGTTGGAGGATACCGCCGACAAGGGCCTCGGTGCAGTGGTGACCCGCTACGAGCGAGCCTTGGCATGCGCCCGCGGCGATGAGGCGGCGGCGCAGACCCTGCGGAACTCGCTCGCCGATACGCTTCGGGACCGCGAACAGCTGTGCCTGGAGCTTGAGATCGCGACAGGTGTGGACTCACCCGCCCATCTAAAGGCTCAACGCATGGCATTCCAGATCGACCGCCTGCAGGCATCGATGAGCGGCACAGACAAGCCATCGAGTGCTCAGATCGAGGGGCTACTGCGCCGCTGGCACGGGCTCGGCGCCGTAGCGGCACGGGATCATGAAAGCTTGGAGGCACGCTTCGGGCGAGTGAGCGCGGCAGCGCATGGGGCGAAGCGTCGCTGATCGCGCGGACCAGCAGGTCCCGAATACTTCTCTTACTGGCCGACCGCTGAGGTGGTCGGGCCTTGCTTAGTGTTGATGAAGGCTAAGGGGTCCACCGCGAGACCGTCTCGATGAACCTCGAAGTGAAGGTGGGGGCCGGTAGCACGGCCAGTCGCCCCCATCAGCGCGATCTTCTCACCGCGTTCTACGGTCGCACCCACGGCGACGAGGTTCTTCTGGTTGTGGCCGTAGCGCGTGACCAGGCCAGCGCCGTGGTTGATCTCAACCAGGTTGCCATAGCCGTAGCGGGGCCCTGAGAAGACCACTACACCCGAAGCCACCGCCACGATTGGAGAGCCTTCCCGACCGGCGAAGTCAACGCCTCGATGGTGCGCGCGACGACCGGTAAAGGGATCGTTTCGGCGACCGAAGAAAGAGGAAATCCAGCCACTCGCTACCGGCATCCCCTCGGGGGTAGCAGCCTCGACGACGGCCCGCGTCTGCAACAGATCGGCGAGCGCAGAAAGTTGCAGCTCTTGTTTACCGGCGTTGTCCAAAACGCTCGACAGCTGCTGTTCAAGACCGCTGGACTCTTCAGGGGCTTCAATCCATCCGATAGCCGGACCGCCCTGAGAGGGGCTATGGGCGAAGTCGAACTCGGCGGGGTCTAGGGCGGCTTGCTGAACAAGGCGACTGCCTAGCGCATCCAGGCGCAGCATGCGCGCCTGCAGCTCGCCCAACTGTCGTGAGAAGGCCTCGTGCTCGCCAGCGCGAAGTACGCGCAGATCGTCAAGGTGCTCGCGTGCTTCAGCTAGTGAAAGGTGTAGCTGGTGTTGGGTGCTGTTGAACCAGTGGGCCTGGGCCAGCATGCCTGCGGCGAAAGAGACAGCCAACACGCAGAGCATTAGGGGGCCCACGAAGCCCGTGAAGCGGAGCGCCTCACCCGGCCTACGTAGGTCGAACCGTCGGGTTCGCGCCCCACGGGCAGTGACCAGCATCACTTTCATCCGAACGCTCTCCGCTCAAAGCAAGGCAGGGCCGTGGTTCAGCGGACACACGACTGCTCAGCCTTCAGCCTGTCACGGGGCACGCCCGGCAACGAGGAACCGGGTCGCGAAATCGAGCAGAATCAAGGAGAACTGATGGCCCGCTCACAAGCCGCGGCGAGCGGAAGGAGAGGTCACAGAGGCCCGCCGGTGCGGATACGACCCACCGGCCGGGCCTGCGGCGGCTGCGCTAGCTGGCGGTCTTGAACTGCGCCTCTTCCGTGCTACCGGTCAGAGCGGTGGTGGAGGATGTACCCGAAGTCACCACGCTCTGCACAGCGTCAAAGTAGCCGGTGCCGACGAAAGACTGGTGCTTGGTGGCCCGGAAGCCGTTCTCCTCTTGGGCGAACTCGCGCTGTTGCATCTGCGAGTAGGCGTACATGCCGTCCTTAGCGTAGGCCTGGCTGAGTTCGAACATGCCGAGGTTGAGGTTATGCCAGCCGGCGAGGGTGATGAATTGGAACTTATAACCCATGCGCCCCAGCTCCTCGCGGAAGGTCCGCATAGTGTCGTCGTCTAGGTTCTTCTTCCAGTTGAAGGAAGGCGAGCAGTTGTAGGCGAGCAGCTGATCGGGGTACTCGGCGTGAATGGCGTCGGCAAAACGACGCGCCTGATCGAGATCGGGCTTCGAGGTCTCGCACCAGATCAGGTCGGCGTAGGGAGCGTAGGCGAGGCCACGCGCGATCGCCTGGTCCAGGCCGTTGTTGACGTTGAAGAAACCCTCGTGGGTGCGACCGCCGGCGAGAAACGGCTTGTCGCGATCGTCAATGTCGGACGTGAGAAGATTGGCCGCGTCGGCATCCGTGCGCGCGATGACGAGCGTGGGCACGTCCATCACGTCCGCCGCAAGCCGTGCGGCGACGAGCTTGTTGATAGCCTCTTGCGTCGGCACTAGCACCTTGCCGCCAAGATGCCCGCACTTCTTAGCCGAGGACAGCTGGTCCTCGAAATGCACGCCTGCCACGCCGGCCTTGATCATTGCCTTCATCAGCTCGAAGGCGTTCAGGTTGCCGCCGAAACCCGCTTCGGCATCGGCCACGATGGGAACCAACCAGTCCACGGAGCTATCGCCATTCAGGGCGTAGATCTCATCGGTGCGCAGGAGGGCGTTGTTGATGCGCTCGACCATCTTGGGCACCGAGTCCACGGGGTAGAGGCTCTGATCCGGATACACCTCCCCGGCGCTGTTGCCGTCGCCAGCGACCTGCCATCCAGAGCAGTAGATCGCCCGTAGGCCGGCTTGTACCTCTTGGATGGCCTGGTTGCCCGTCATTGCACCGAGCCCGCACAAGGGCTGGTCCTCATGAATCCGTGCCCACATCTTCTCTGCACCCAGGCGCGAGAGGCTGTACTCGATCTGCACGTGGCCACGAAGCTTGACGACGTCCTCAGCGCTGTAGGGGCGCTCGACGCTCTTCCATCGTGGATTTTCCTGCCATTCGGCTTCGAGTTGGCGGACTTGCTCTTCACGGGAGGGGGTGGGGTTGGTCATGGGGCTTCGGCTCCAAGGGGGTTCGAGGGACCAGCAGGGCATCGGGTTGAGAGGCAGTCGCACAGGCGGGCACGCGCCGGTGTACATGCGACGTTCTCTGAGTGAGCTTACTGCTGTTGGGGAAAAAACTTCACATTGAAAATTTCACAGTGTAAATTTCACTGATATACGCTCATCAACACCAGTGAGTCGCTCCAACGATACTTATGCTGGAGCGGGACATCGGTCGCAGAAACAGGTCGGATTGACGATGTCGACGCTCCTAAGACGCGCGCATTTTTTGGGCGCCAAGCTTCGGACCCTACGCAAAAGGCACGCCTGGACCTTGGAGGAGGTCTCCACGCGCTGTGCACGCTTGGACCCTGGCAACGCACCGTCCGTGTCCTACTTGAGCATGATCGAGACCGGCAAGCGGGTACCCTCCCGAGCCCTGCTCGACCTGCTGGCCGACGCCTTCCAAAAGCCCGCCTCATGGTTCTTGGACGAGTCTGGTAACGCCAGCGAGCCCACCCAAGCAGATGGCCGTGCGCGAAGCGCGAGTCCAGCCAATGTGCTGACCAGCTTCAACCTCGAACCCCGGGCCCTGTTCTCCGAGGGCCAGCTGGAACGCGCCATCCCCGAGCTCCTCAGTCAAACCGGTACGACTGGCTATCAGTTTGCTCAGCTGCTGATCCGCTCCTTCCAGGAGGCGCGGCACAATAGCCTTCCCGACCTAGAACGGGCGGCCGAGTCGGTGGGCGGCAAGCGCTTTGCGCTGCAGACCGAGGATCTCTTCGCGCTAGCCGATGAGGTCGGTTTACGGATTCGTTGGTTCGACCGGTCGCCCTTCGACACCGGGAGTCAGGAGCAGGGGGCTGCCCATCGCGCCCTGGTACGGTCGTTCTTCGATCCGCCGCACACGATCTACCTCAATCGTCAGCTCGAGCGTGCTCCCGCACGCGTGAAGTACGACGTGGCCACCCACATCGGCCATCAGGTGTTGCACGGAGGCGATGGCAAGCGCTCCTTCCATACGACGGGTGGCTGGGGCGGCGGCTCCGCTTTGCAAGACGCCTATGGTATCGCTTCCGAGGAGGTGCTGTTCGCCTGGCGCGACTTCGAGTGCGGGTTCTTCGCTGACGCGCTGCTTTGCCCACGAACGGCCTACCGTGACTTCCTGCAGCGCCACGAATACGACATGCAGGTGGGCGTCGAGCGCTTGGATCTCACCCTGTCCGTGTTGATGCGCCGTGCGACAGCCGTGTCGCCGTATCAGCACTGGCACTACTTGGATGCCTACGATGAGGGACAGCTGCGCCATGTGTATCGAGGCAACGGCATCGCCTTGCCGTGGGGGAATATGCGCATGGTGCTCAACCCCTGCCGCCAGTGGGCTGTGTTCCGCGTGATTCGGGCCGCCGATCGCACGCCCTTCGCACAGATCAGCATCATGGAGCACGAGGGGCAACGCAGCTTGTATGCGTGCGAGACGCACCAATCGCAGGACGCCGCTGGCAATCGCCACGTCATCTGCATGGGAGTCGACCTAGGGCCTGCCCTAGAGACGCAGGACGGTGATGCGCAATCGGTGATTTCGAGTATCGCGCAGGCGTGCTACGCGGCGGGCGGTGAAGCACCCGTGCCGGACGCTGCGGCTGACCAGTTGGCCCGCGCCGCTCGTGTCCTGAACATCGGCTGGGTTCGCCATGGACTGCGCCGGCCCGCCAACGTTATCTGCGCACGAAACTCGCACTGTCCGCGCAGCACGCCCTGCCAGGGGAATCGGCCGCCGCAGCCTCGACCCTTGTTGGAGCGTGTGCGTGAGGAGATCCTGAGTGAGGTCCACGGTCAACAGGTGTAGCCGCCGCGGCCAACTCAATTTTTCCGTTAGCCTTACAGCCAGCCGCTGTGTGACGGCGCACACGGGCCGCCAAGCAATAGCTGTGAATCCACCGAT encodes the following:
- a CDS encoding DUF349 domain-containing protein; this encodes MFRQIFGSKLQSPEPELRLQAVDELDVDDPRLADVALRDAAAAVRRAALAKLNSLEVLSQAAEADVDSQTRAHAKQRLVEVLCTAAPSAEAHSARAACMARFAGAGDASLVEAVLTQASDPPLRAAALALVTKQALLAQVAATDPAGQLRSAALERVEEESLLEEIARSARNRDKGVARLARERADAARLARERAEEADRLCSEIDRLAESGLDAVDTAAYLKVDQEWERWASADEHDFTEARARYAGARARIQASLTGRAEARRRADDILAMMDRETTASSAQIGATEIASLREQWRVLSDAAGPDYGLAAFDDAATRLEAARAARVEDQRRAEILQTWLAEREGQGEVIDACLASAWEALDKPKSENLLNPLAARYHALHPIPEGDSADSGTTSDAGSNSEGGVGEETAKQGPDRAIDPAELAKRLDQLAERLDQADAHIAAGELKPATAAFDAARVLSEQLGKARGNATIRSARERLASTGPKLNELRSWRRWSTDRARERLCDEVEQLLTSEPQDPAALARTIRGYRENWKKLDKTEGGATKALWGRFNTACTKAYEPCRKHFAAEADQRNANLALKVALVERLESLAVGTDWEGEVDWRGLDKAIGQFRREWRGVGPVNRRDNKPLMARHDKIRAVFDGRLVPIRERELERRRQVVKALTELSERDDLRGAADQAKRAQADWSPLVRGPRKVEQALWTDFRAACDRIFERLREQREVAQGARDDALKSAQQACEQIETLATQLASLGFRDDDRGREDSLVRAYGEARKAYADAGEVPRAKEGALKARYRKACDGVDATRRQRRDARQLQGLSALAERAALAAQLEQAVLANVSDLAERADSVSSQWDALEDTADKGLGAVVTRYERALACARGDEAAAQTLRNSLADTLRDREQLCLELEIATGVDSPAHLKAQRMAFQIDRLQASMSGTDKPSSAQIEGLLRRWHGLGAVAARDHESLEARFGRVSAAAHGAKRR
- a CDS encoding M23 family metallopeptidase, whose product is MKVMLVTARGARTRRFDLRRPGEALRFTGFVGPLMLCVLAVSFAAGMLAQAHWFNSTQHQLHLSLAEAREHLDDLRVLRAGEHEAFSRQLGELQARMLRLDALGSRLVQQAALDPAEFDFAHSPSQGGPAIGWIEAPEESSGLEQQLSSVLDNAGKQELQLSALADLLQTRAVVEAATPEGMPVASGWISSFFGRRNDPFTGRRAHHRGVDFAGREGSPIVAVASGVVVFSGPRYGYGNLVEINHGAGLVTRYGHNQKNLVAVGATVERGEKIALMGATGRATGPHLHFEVHRDGLAVDPLAFINTKQGPTTSAVGQ
- the aceA gene encoding isocitrate lyase, producing the protein MTNPTPSREEQVRQLEAEWQENPRWKSVERPYSAEDVVKLRGHVQIEYSLSRLGAEKMWARIHEDQPLCGLGAMTGNQAIQEVQAGLRAIYCSGWQVAGDGNSAGEVYPDQSLYPVDSVPKMVERINNALLRTDEIYALNGDSSVDWLVPIVADAEAGFGGNLNAFELMKAMIKAGVAGVHFEDQLSSAKKCGHLGGKVLVPTQEAINKLVAARLAADVMDVPTLVIARTDADAANLLTSDIDDRDKPFLAGGRTHEGFFNVNNGLDQAIARGLAYAPYADLIWCETSKPDLDQARRFADAIHAEYPDQLLAYNCSPSFNWKKNLDDDTMRTFREELGRMGYKFQFITLAGWHNLNLGMFELSQAYAKDGMYAYSQMQQREFAQEENGFRATKHQSFVGTGYFDAVQSVVTSGTSSTTALTGSTEEAQFKTAS
- a CDS encoding DUF3612 domain-containing protein yields the protein MSTLLRRAHFLGAKLRTLRKRHAWTLEEVSTRCARLDPGNAPSVSYLSMIETGKRVPSRALLDLLADAFQKPASWFLDESGNASEPTQADGRARSASPANVLTSFNLEPRALFSEGQLERAIPELLSQTGTTGYQFAQLLIRSFQEARHNSLPDLERAAESVGGKRFALQTEDLFALADEVGLRIRWFDRSPFDTGSQEQGAAHRALVRSFFDPPHTIYLNRQLERAPARVKYDVATHIGHQVLHGGDGKRSFHTTGGWGGGSALQDAYGIASEEVLFAWRDFECGFFADALLCPRTAYRDFLQRHEYDMQVGVERLDLTLSVLMRRATAVSPYQHWHYLDAYDEGQLRHVYRGNGIALPWGNMRMVLNPCRQWAVFRVIRAADRTPFAQISIMEHEGQRSLYACETHQSQDAAGNRHVICMGVDLGPALETQDGDAQSVISSIAQACYAAGGEAPVPDAAADQLARAARVLNIGWVRHGLRRPANVICARNSHCPRSTPCQGNRPPQPRPLLERVREEILSEVHGQQV